Proteins found in one Nostoc sp. NIES-3756 genomic segment:
- the ctaD gene encoding cytochrome c oxidase subunit I produces MTNIPIDRLNLPVEKPQHEFPGGWKRYFGFSTDHKVIGIQYLVTSFIFFLVGGIFAMILRGELITPESDLIDRTVYNGMFTMHGTVMLFLWTFPSLVGLANYLVPLMIGARDMAFPRLNAAAFWMVPIVGILLMASFFVPGGPAQAGWWAYPPVSLQNPTGNLINGQVIWLLAVAISGVSSIMGAVNFVTTIVKMRAPGMGYFRMPLFVWAVFSAQIIQLFGLPALTAGAVMLLLDLTVGTSFFDPSRGGNPVMFQHYFWFYSHPAVYVIILPIFGIFSEIFPVYSRKPLFGYKVVAISSLLIAVVSAIVWVHHLYVSGTPAWMRMFFMLTTMLVSVPTGIKVFAWVATIWGGKIRLNTPMLFTLGGLILFVFAGIVGIMLSSVPIDVHVNNTYFVVGHFHYVLFGTVTMGMYAALYHWFPKMTGRMYYEGWGKLHFWLTFIGTNLNFFPMHPLGLQGMLRRVSSYPPEFEGWNIVASLGAFLLGMSTLPFIFNIVVSWMHGEKAPDNPWRAIGLEWLVSSPPPVENFEEIPVVISEPYGYGKSEPLIAEAKTHH; encoded by the coding sequence ATGACAAACATTCCCATAGATAGGCTTAATCTCCCTGTGGAGAAGCCTCAACATGAATTTCCTGGAGGCTGGAAGCGATATTTCGGCTTTAGCACCGACCACAAGGTAATCGGTATCCAATACCTTGTAACCTCTTTTATCTTCTTTCTCGTTGGCGGTATCTTCGCCATGATACTGCGGGGAGAACTCATCACTCCCGAATCAGACCTGATTGACCGCACCGTATATAACGGTATGTTCACCATGCACGGCACTGTGATGCTGTTCTTGTGGACATTCCCTTCCCTCGTTGGACTGGCTAACTACTTAGTACCCCTAATGATTGGGGCGCGGGATATGGCTTTCCCTCGCCTCAACGCCGCCGCCTTCTGGATGGTTCCCATCGTAGGGATTCTCTTAATGGCTAGTTTCTTTGTCCCCGGTGGGCCAGCCCAAGCTGGTTGGTGGGCTTATCCTCCAGTCAGCCTCCAGAACCCTACAGGTAACTTAATCAATGGGCAAGTAATTTGGCTATTGGCAGTTGCTATTTCCGGTGTGTCCTCAATTATGGGGGCAGTCAACTTTGTTACCACCATCGTGAAGATGCGTGCGCCAGGAATGGGCTACTTCCGGATGCCTCTATTTGTTTGGGCAGTATTTAGCGCCCAGATTATCCAATTGTTTGGTTTACCCGCCCTCACAGCAGGGGCAGTTATGCTGTTACTCGACTTGACTGTGGGGACTAGCTTTTTTGACCCCAGCAGAGGCGGAAATCCAGTCATGTTTCAGCACTATTTCTGGTTTTACTCCCACCCTGCTGTTTACGTCATCATTCTCCCCATCTTCGGTATTTTCTCCGAAATCTTCCCCGTCTACTCTCGTAAACCTCTATTTGGTTACAAAGTAGTTGCTATTTCCTCCCTTTTAATTGCTGTAGTTAGTGCTATTGTTTGGGTACACCACTTATACGTCAGTGGTACACCTGCTTGGATGCGGATGTTCTTCATGCTGACAACAATGTTAGTATCCGTTCCCACTGGTATTAAAGTATTTGCTTGGGTTGCAACTATTTGGGGCGGAAAAATCCGACTCAACACCCCCATGTTGTTCACCTTGGGTGGGCTGATTTTATTCGTCTTCGCGGGTATCGTCGGCATCATGCTTTCTTCTGTACCTATTGATGTCCACGTTAACAACACCTATTTTGTAGTTGGACACTTCCACTACGTCTTATTTGGAACCGTGACAATGGGTATGTATGCAGCCCTCTACCACTGGTTCCCCAAAATGACCGGCAGAATGTACTACGAAGGCTGGGGTAAATTGCACTTCTGGTTGACATTCATCGGCACTAACCTCAACTTCTTCCCCATGCACCCGTTAGGATTACAAGGGATGCTACGCCGAGTTTCTTCCTACCCACCAGAGTTTGAGGGTTGGAATATCGTTGCCAGCTTGGGTGCATTTCTCTTAGGTATGTCCACCTTACCCTTCATCTTCAATATAGTGGTTTCTTGGATGCACGGTGAGAAAGCACCGGATAACCCTTGGCGCGCGATTGGTTTGGAGTGGTTAGTATCTTCTCCTCCACCTGTAGAAAACTTTGAAGAAATCCCCGTTGTGATTTCTGAACCCTACGGCTACGGCAAATCAGAACCACTAATCGCTGAAGCCAAAACTCATCATTAA
- a CDS encoding cytochrome c oxidase subunit II, protein MMIRNFFNILALVIGAIAVTITSFWIGQQSYSWLPPQAAAESRLIDDLFSFLVTLGAFIFLGVTAVLLYSLLFHRAAQYDYSDGPHIEGNIALEVVWTAIPILLVFWIANYSYQVYEQMGIQGPTALVHLHNPMGMESAYAATNDALAEPEEKIDVIAKQWAWVFRYPEKNVTSTELHLPSDRRVKLALHSEDVLHGFYIPAFRLKQDIIPNHTIDFEFTPIREGKYSLTDSQYSGTYFATMQANVVVESPEDYHKWLAKVANHKPGAAHNQAATEYAQSLIQPVKTGWPTVAPAPAPLVNYPG, encoded by the coding sequence ATGATGATCCGTAATTTTTTCAACATTTTGGCATTGGTAATAGGCGCGATCGCTGTGACTATTACCAGTTTTTGGATAGGCCAACAGTCCTATTCTTGGCTACCTCCCCAAGCTGCCGCCGAATCTCGCTTAATCGATGATTTATTTAGCTTTTTAGTAACTCTGGGTGCATTCATCTTTCTTGGTGTTACAGCCGTTCTGTTATATTCCTTGCTGTTCCATCGGGCGGCTCAATATGACTACAGCGACGGCCCCCACATTGAAGGTAATATCGCCCTAGAAGTAGTTTGGACAGCTATTCCCATCCTCTTGGTATTTTGGATTGCTAACTATAGCTACCAAGTCTATGAACAGATGGGTATCCAAGGGCCTACAGCATTGGTACACCTACATAATCCAATGGGAATGGAATCAGCTTATGCAGCCACTAATGATGCTTTAGCTGAACCTGAAGAAAAGATTGATGTAATTGCTAAACAATGGGCGTGGGTATTCCGCTATCCAGAAAAGAATGTTACCAGCACCGAACTACATTTACCAAGCGATCGCCGTGTGAAATTGGCGCTACATTCTGAAGATGTACTACACGGCTTCTATATTCCCGCTTTCCGCCTCAAGCAAGATATCATTCCCAACCACACAATTGACTTTGAGTTTACCCCCATCCGCGAAGGTAAATATAGCCTGACCGATTCTCAATATAGCGGTACATACTTCGCCACCATGCAGGCAAATGTTGTTGTGGAATCGCCCGAAGATTATCACAAATGGTTAGCCAAAGTAGCCAACCATAAACCAGGCGCTGCCCACAACCAAGCTGCTACTGAATACGCCCAAAGCCTCATTCAGCCAGTCAAAACTGGTTGGCCAACAGTTGCACCCGCCCCTGCACCTTTGGTTAATTACCCAGGCTAA
- a CDS encoding replication restart DNA helicase PriA → MQITQKIYCPNCGSNAERYYLSESELTRTQCRSCDYLMINCTRTGRVIEAYAPGIHAHR, encoded by the coding sequence ATGCAAATAACACAAAAAATTTACTGCCCTAATTGTGGTAGTAATGCTGAACGTTATTATCTATCTGAGAGTGAATTAACAAGAACACAATGCCGTAGTTGTGATTACTTGATGATCAATTGCACCCGCACAGGCAGAGTTATTGAAGCTTATGCACCTGGTATTCATGCACATCGTTAA
- a CDS encoding DUF2231 domain-containing protein, with product MNPELIDQLNVQLGPNGLPYTIPIHPNLVHLTLGLFIIGITFDIIGVLFPWQKWVFKFLAITVERDNFFDVGWYNMVGSTIITFFTVAAGFYEMFLAAPAPDIKSDWGLQAMQTMMWHGVGGVFLLGLIAVMTLWRAWQRYVWSPGEDRQVQLPYLLAGVAIMFIMYLHGTLGAQLAAEFGVHNTADSLLRLGEDLNTMLK from the coding sequence ATGAACCCAGAATTAATTGACCAATTAAATGTCCAACTTGGGCCTAACGGTCTACCTTACACAATTCCCATTCACCCAAACCTAGTCCACTTAACCTTGGGTTTGTTCATCATTGGCATTACCTTTGATATCATCGGCGTACTTTTCCCTTGGCAGAAATGGGTTTTCAAATTTTTGGCGATTACTGTAGAACGGGATAACTTTTTTGATGTTGGTTGGTACAACATGGTAGGTTCCACCATCATCACCTTTTTCACGGTAGCAGCCGGCTTTTATGAAATGTTCCTAGCCGCGCCAGCACCAGATATCAAAAGTGACTGGGGATTACAAGCCATGCAAACCATGATGTGGCATGGCGTAGGTGGAGTATTTCTTTTAGGTTTAATTGCTGTGATGACGCTATGGCGAGCATGGCAACGCTACGTCTGGTCTCCAGGTGAAGACAGACAAGTCCAGTTGCCCTATTTATTAGCTGGTGTAGCCATCATGTTTATCATGTACCTCCACGGCACACTAGGAGCGCAATTAGCGGCTGAATTTGGCGTACATAACACAGCAGATAGCTTGTTGCGCTTAGGTGAAGACCTCAACACCATGCTTAAGTAA
- a CDS encoding DUF2231 domain-containing protein, with the protein MLDFLTSLNDHNLPYPDTIHPIVVHFVIAMVVFAFACDVIGYFTGKTRLFEVSWWNMFVATIAIFIAIIFGQFEAGLAKPYEVAKSVLNLHTLLGWSLSGIIAVLTAWRYVLRLRNPQKIPFYYLGAGLLLTIIVGLQVYLGDELVWVYGLHTVPVVEAVKEGILP; encoded by the coding sequence ATGCTTGATTTTCTTACATCTTTGAACGACCATAATTTACCATATCCAGATACGATACATCCCATTGTTGTCCACTTCGTCATTGCGATGGTGGTGTTTGCTTTTGCTTGTGATGTCATTGGTTATTTCACTGGTAAAACCCGCTTATTTGAGGTGAGTTGGTGGAATATGTTTGTGGCAACGATCGCCATTTTTATTGCCATTATCTTTGGTCAATTTGAAGCTGGCTTGGCGAAACCTTATGAAGTAGCTAAATCAGTATTGAATCTGCATACCTTACTTGGCTGGTCACTGTCAGGAATTATCGCCGTACTCACAGCATGGCGCTATGTTCTCCGTCTACGCAACCCCCAAAAAATTCCCTTTTATTACTTAGGGGCTGGGTTGTTATTAACCATAATTGTTGGCTTGCAGGTATATCTCGGTGATGAACTGGTGTGGGTATATGGACTGCACACCGTACCAGTTGTTGAAGCGGTAAAAGAAGGAATCTTGCCATGA